Genomic window (Flavobacterium oreochromis):
ATTGTATTAATATATACAATGACTTCTTGTACATTGGAAAAAACAGATTATGAAGCAGAAATAGCAACTGTAGTAACTGAATATGCCACTTTTAAAGAAGTTACTTCTTTAAAAATAGGTAATTATGATGTTTGTGTTGAAGCACTTAATGGAACTTTTTATAAAGGATATAATGAGATTCATATAAAGGTTTTTGATCATGATACAAATAAAGCAGTTCTACCTACTTCAGTATCTTTTTACCAATTATGATATCGGCAAATGACAAAAAAACATCTTGTCCTCATCAGTATAATATGATATATAAACCTGTAGAAGGATACTTTACGGGATATTCTGTTTTTACAGATCAAAGCAATAAAGGAGTTTGGCAAATACGTGTTGATATTACTATTAATAATCAAAAATATATGGTATTCAAACCCTATCAGTTCTTCCTCAAAAAAATATGAATCTAAACATGACTACTTTTATAGGAAATGATGGAGAAGAGTATTATATAGCTTTAGTTGCCCCACAAAAACCAAAAGTAGCAGAAAACACTATAATAGCAGGAATATATAAGTATAATAAACCTACAGCTATAGAACCTTATGAATATTCTTTTACTGAAGTTAAAAATTATACTTTAAAAATAGATCCAAGAATGCCAGAACCTTCTATGGGAAATCATTCATCTCCTAATAATAAGGATTTATTACAGGAAAACGATGGATTTTATCATGGTATCGTTAATTATACAATGACAGGTAATTGGACACTCAACTTTATATTGTTAGATTCTACAGGAAAAGTCATAAAAGGAACTAGTGTTCCAGAAGATTTTACACCAGGTATTCTAGGTTTAAAAAGTACACTTTTTATTGATATCTTATTCTAATAACCAATGAGAAAAATGTTATTACCAATAATTGGTATTTGTTTTTTTGCAAACGCGCAAGGAATACAAGAAAAAAAGGATTCAATAAAAGTTATGAAAGAAATTTATTTGCAAAAATTCAGAAAAAAAAGAAGATTGAAACTGATTTAAAATTAGCCGTTTCAATAGATGAATTTTTAGCTTCTTCAAATAATATTTCTTTTATAAAAAGAGGAGCTTACGCATGGGAACCATTATTAAACAATATGAGTAGTGAGCGTTCTACTATTACTATTGATGGGATGCATATTTTTGGAGCTTGTACAGATAAAATGGATCCAGTTACCTCTTATTTAGAAGTTAATAATTTAGCAACTATTGATATAAAATCAGGGCAACAAGGAGGCTTACATGGAGCAACTGTTGCAGGAAATATTAATCTAGTTAGAAAAAATAGCTCTTTTGCCGAAAAACCCAATATATCTGGGAGTTTTCAAGGGGGTTTTGAATCAAATAATCATCAACTTTTTAATCTAGGAGCTATAGCCTTTACAAATGATAAATTGGTTTTTGATGGTACTATAGCTTATAGAGAAGCTGGAAATTATTTTGATGGGAACAATAATGAAGTAAAACATTCTCAATACTCTAAATTTAATTCCTCATTAGGGGTGGCATATAAAACAGGATTGCTTTCTTCTTTAAAGGTAGATGCTATTTTTGATATGGCCAAAAATGTTGGATTTCCAGCTTTACCTATGGATTTGTATCTTTCAAGAACTTTAATAACATCAGCAGCTTATAAGAAGATTTTTGAAGATAAATTAATTAAAGTATGGGATACTAAAGTCTATTTTAATACCATAGAACACTATATGGATGACACTACTAGACCTGAGAATTTAGTTCATATGGATATGCCTGGCTGGAGTACCACTTATGGATTAGTTTCTAAAATGAACTTAAAAAAAATCAGTTCTCTTCAGAAGTACAACTTAATGGATATAATAATTTATCAATTGCAGAAATGCGAATGTATCCGCAAGATCGTAGTAAAAGGACTATGTTTGCTTATACTTGGCCTTGGGTAACCACAAAATTTGCCAGTTTAGCCATACAAAATTCTTGGGATTTTTCAGATGAACATCAGTTGTCCTTCGGTAGTTCTTTTGGGGTTAATTACAACTTTTCAAAATATGTAGAATTTAACTGGATTTTTTACCCAAATAGTCCCCAAGAAAAAATACGATTTCTTCCTAGTCTTAATCTCAAATATCAATACAAAAAAAATAATTATCATTTTTCTGTAGGTACAGGTTATGGTCATAGAGCGCCCTCTATTTCAGAAGGATATGGATATTATATTTATAATAGTTTTGATAGATACGATTATATAGGAAACCCCAATTTAAAAAATGAAATTTCATATGAAGTAAATGCCAATATAGGGTATAAAAATGATATCATAGGTATAGAATCTAAAGCTAATTATTTTTATATTCAAAACTATATTGTTGGGAAAATTTTGAGTCTAGGAAGTCCTATGAATTATCAGTCTATAGGCGTAAAAGGATATACTTCTTTAGATTATGCAAAACTCTATAATATATCAGTAACAGCCTTTTATTATTTAACAGAACATATTCGTTGGGAAACTTCATTAACCTATGCAAGAGGTCTAGATAGTAAACAAATTAATCTGCCTTTTATTAGACCTTTAACTTATTTAACCTCTTTACAATATAAACATTGCAATTTTGGTCTAAGAACATCTATAAATGGTGATTTAGATCAAATACATTTCAGTTCATTGTATGGAGAGGATAGAACACCTCAATATTTATTATGGAATAGCTCAATGGATTATACAATCCCTTTTGATAGTTATAAAATGACATTACAATTAGGAGCAGAAAACATGCTAAATAAAAATTATAGTACCTATGCTGATTGGGGAAATATTAATCGAATGGGACGGAATATTTTTATCTCATTTAAACTTAATTTTTAAAAAAATAAACAATCTAATTATTATGAAAAATTTTAAAAAATATTATTTACCACTTATTTCATCATTATTCTTTTTATCTTGTAGTAAAGATGATGATCAAAAAATACTACAACCTACTGTACTATCTAATAATCTTACATTAGTTTTTGAAAATAGTTTTAAAAATACGCCAATTATACTTGG
Coding sequences:
- a CDS encoding FixH family protein; translation: MTTFIGNDGEEYYIALVAPQKPKVAENTIIAGIYKYNKPTAIEPYEYSFTEVKNYTLKIDPRMPEPSMGNHSSPNNKDLLQENDGFYHGIVNYTMTGNWTLNFILLDSTGKVIKGTSVPEDFTPGILGLKSTLFIDILF